From Microbacterium sp. LWH11-1.2, one genomic window encodes:
- a CDS encoding aldehyde dehydrogenase family protein, which produces MRSVNPTTGEELATFEQDSEDVVEQKLAAASAAVPQLKAAGWARRAELMNAAADLLEADLEQVAAMITDEMGKPIAQSRGEVAKSVYAMRYYAENAEGFLSGRSLDDPSAVGASQAGTRFDPLGVVLAVMPWNYPIWQVIRFAAPALMAGNAGVLKHASNVPQAAVYLGRLFTRAGFPEGSFSALLIGAGRVEGVIRDSRVSAVTLTGSEPAGRSVASIAGDVLKKVVLELGGSDPFIVMPSADLDAAAEMAVKARTSNNGQACINAKRFIVHTDAYATFAAKFAEKMAQLQIGDPHDESTDIGPLATASGRNDIVELVDDAREKGADIIVGGSLDDGAEGWFYPPTVIAGITPEMRLYAEEAFGPVAGLYEAASLEDALTIANGLDFGLGSAFWSSDEAEIGHAIKTIESGAVFVNGMTISYPELPFGGIKRSGYGRELSAEGIREFCNLKTVWVA; this is translated from the coding sequence ATGCGAAGTGTCAATCCCACCACCGGTGAGGAGCTGGCGACGTTCGAGCAGGACAGCGAGGATGTCGTCGAACAGAAGCTGGCCGCTGCCAGTGCCGCCGTGCCGCAGCTCAAGGCCGCAGGGTGGGCTCGCCGAGCCGAGCTCATGAACGCCGCTGCCGATCTGCTGGAGGCCGACCTCGAGCAGGTCGCGGCGATGATCACCGACGAGATGGGCAAGCCCATCGCACAGTCACGTGGCGAGGTGGCGAAGTCCGTCTACGCGATGCGCTACTACGCGGAGAATGCCGAAGGCTTCCTCAGCGGACGCTCGCTCGATGACCCCTCCGCCGTCGGAGCGAGCCAGGCCGGCACACGCTTCGACCCGCTCGGGGTCGTCCTTGCCGTCATGCCGTGGAACTACCCCATCTGGCAGGTCATCCGCTTCGCCGCACCCGCGCTGATGGCGGGAAACGCCGGCGTCTTGAAGCACGCATCGAACGTGCCGCAGGCAGCGGTCTATCTCGGCCGCCTCTTCACACGCGCGGGTTTCCCGGAGGGCTCATTCTCGGCCCTCCTCATCGGCGCCGGACGCGTCGAGGGCGTCATCCGCGATTCGCGTGTGTCGGCCGTCACGCTGACCGGTTCCGAGCCGGCCGGGCGATCGGTCGCGTCGATCGCGGGAGATGTGCTGAAGAAGGTCGTGCTCGAGCTCGGCGGATCAGACCCGTTCATCGTCATGCCCTCGGCTGACCTCGACGCCGCCGCAGAGATGGCGGTGAAGGCCCGCACCAGCAACAACGGCCAGGCCTGCATCAACGCGAAGCGCTTCATCGTGCACACCGATGCCTACGCGACCTTCGCCGCGAAGTTCGCCGAGAAGATGGCACAGCTGCAGATCGGCGATCCGCACGACGAGAGCACTGACATCGGGCCCCTGGCCACCGCCTCCGGTCGCAACGACATCGTCGAACTCGTCGACGATGCTCGGGAGAAGGGCGCGGACATCATCGTGGGCGGGTCCCTCGACGATGGCGCCGAAGGATGGTTCTATCCGCCGACCGTGATCGCGGGGATCACCCCCGAGATGCGCCTGTATGCGGAAGAGGCCTTCGGGCCGGTCGCGGGTCTGTACGAAGCGGCGTCGCTCGAAGACGCTCTGACGATCGCCAACGGTCTCGATTTCGGCCTGGGATCGGCATTCTGGAGCTCGGACGAAGCAGAGATCGGGCACGCGATCAAGACGATCGAGTCAGGCGCCGTCTTCGTCAACGGCATGACCATCTCGTACCCCGAGCTGCCCTTCGGAGGCATCAAGAGATCCGGTTACGGACGTGAGCTCTCGGCCGAGGGCATCCGGGAGTTCTGCAACCTCAAGACGGTGTGGGTCGCCTGA
- a CDS encoding NADPH-dependent F420 reductase: MTNVTVIGTGSIGSAVASVAGKAGARVQLLGRDAVKASSVVAESGAEAGKVGDPILGDIVVLAVPYEALEELAEQYADQLDGKVVVDVTNPVDFSTFDELLVPSDSSAAAELQKRLPNARVLKAFNTNFAGTISTGLVGDVPTTVLVAGDDENATRALVDLVTAGGVEAAVIGSLKRARELEAFAFLQITLAAQEIVGWDGGFALRK, encoded by the coding sequence ATGACGAACGTGACAGTGATCGGAACAGGCAGTATCGGATCAGCGGTGGCTTCGGTAGCGGGAAAGGCGGGCGCTCGCGTGCAGCTTCTAGGCCGAGACGCCGTGAAGGCCAGCAGTGTCGTCGCCGAGTCGGGCGCTGAAGCAGGCAAGGTGGGCGACCCGATCCTGGGCGACATCGTGGTGCTCGCCGTGCCCTACGAGGCGCTGGAGGAACTTGCGGAGCAGTACGCGGACCAGCTCGACGGCAAGGTGGTGGTCGATGTGACCAACCCGGTCGACTTCTCGACGTTCGATGAGCTGCTGGTGCCCTCCGACTCATCGGCGGCTGCGGAGCTTCAGAAGCGGCTCCCGAACGCGCGAGTGCTCAAGGCCTTCAACACGAACTTCGCGGGCACGATATCGACGGGGCTGGTCGGGGACGTCCCCACCACTGTTCTCGTCGCCGGGGATGACGAGAACGCGACACGGGCCCTAGTCGACCTCGTCACGGCCGGCGGCGTCGAGGCGGCCGTGATCGGATCGCTCAAGCGAGCGAGGGAGCTGGAAGCGTTCGCCTTCCTCCAGATCACCCTTGCCGCTCAGGAGATCGTCGGATGGGACGGCGGATTCGCCCTGAGGAAGTAG
- a CDS encoding acyl-CoA dehydrogenase family protein — MSSSVQATSTMDAFFGAPGPDQDIVAKAEALQPLIREYAQQGEENRRVSEEVITAMRDAGLLHVSIPRRWGGLGGNFRTFIDTVAAVGQADGATGWVSALLNSSTWFATLFPDQAQEDVFGANPRASVAAVLSPGGPFMQANSTKKIEHVEGGIRLTGEWGYSTGSLHADWSIVPVRTGGDENGLPVNSLVLIPRADSSIKDTWYVAGMRATGSNTVVVDDVFIPEHRIVPIGDFATEQYPREWAEEDNYNASFVPVAEIVLSAAQLGMARGAIELARRVGEKPITYSVYQHAKDSVVHQIELAKAQSEADQAYLLVIRSVAAIDSAARDRRPMTVEERARTRMDNGQAAALVRKSINRCLSIAGAFSFAEINPLQRFWRNSETASRHALVHPEIGAEVYGKFLFGIEDNVQPF; from the coding sequence GTGAGCAGTTCAGTACAAGCGACATCGACCATGGACGCCTTCTTCGGCGCTCCCGGTCCCGACCAGGACATCGTTGCGAAGGCGGAGGCACTGCAGCCTCTGATCCGCGAGTACGCCCAACAGGGCGAGGAGAACCGTCGCGTCTCGGAAGAGGTCATCACGGCGATGCGGGATGCAGGACTCCTGCATGTCTCAATCCCGAGACGCTGGGGCGGTCTCGGCGGAAACTTCCGCACTTTCATCGACACCGTCGCGGCGGTGGGCCAGGCCGACGGTGCGACCGGCTGGGTTTCCGCACTCCTGAACTCGTCCACATGGTTCGCCACCCTGTTCCCCGATCAGGCCCAAGAAGACGTCTTCGGAGCGAACCCCCGCGCGTCCGTCGCCGCTGTGCTCTCGCCAGGCGGCCCCTTCATGCAGGCGAACTCCACCAAGAAGATCGAGCACGTCGAGGGCGGCATTCGCCTCACCGGCGAATGGGGCTACTCCACAGGTTCGCTTCACGCGGACTGGTCCATCGTGCCGGTGCGCACGGGGGGGGACGAGAATGGTCTTCCCGTGAACTCGCTCGTACTCATTCCGAGGGCCGACTCGAGCATCAAGGACACCTGGTATGTCGCAGGCATGCGTGCGACGGGTTCGAACACCGTCGTCGTCGATGACGTCTTCATCCCCGAGCACCGGATCGTGCCGATCGGCGACTTTGCGACCGAGCAGTACCCGCGTGAGTGGGCTGAGGAGGACAACTACAACGCCTCCTTCGTGCCGGTCGCGGAGATCGTTCTGAGCGCCGCGCAGCTCGGTATGGCGCGCGGCGCCATCGAGCTGGCCCGCCGCGTCGGCGAGAAGCCGATCACCTACTCGGTGTACCAGCACGCGAAGGATTCGGTCGTGCACCAGATCGAGCTGGCCAAGGCTCAGTCCGAGGCGGACCAGGCCTACCTCCTCGTGATCCGCAGCGTTGCGGCCATCGACTCCGCCGCCCGTGACCGTCGCCCGATGACCGTGGAAGAGCGCGCCAGGACTCGCATGGACAACGGTCAGGCCGCGGCACTGGTGCGCAAGTCGATCAACCGCTGCCTCAGCATCGCCGGTGCGTTCAGCTTCGCGGAGATCAACCCGTTGCAGCGCTTCTGGCGCAATAGCGAGACCGCCAGCCGCCACGCTCTGGTGCACCCGGAAATCGGCGCCGAGGTCTACGGCAAGTTCCTCTTCGGCATCGAAGACAACGTTCAGCCCTTCTGA
- a CDS encoding sugar ABC transporter substrate-binding protein, which yields MAQHVKGRLTVTPPEREGLAAPVSRVTKLCQPVEQPARAPDALARPTDRGKPMQSFSKSRRLATVTATIIAVALVSTACSPGGSGNSANASCEEEYTIGFSHPASEASAVKVVKEAAAAHAEELGCITVLLDNTSGMNLETQRSTLESWVTQKVDAIVVLPVDPAALENLREKAQSQGTKWLTYVASNPEEDGTVGFDNETAGKDMAAYLGEWVAEKHPDGDITAAVTTATPLPSIQPRVLPAISLLESSGIDVVSQQDCAAQDCGLQLAEDALRAHPNLRVFIGLNDDAALGALRAFQNAKVDLDEVFVAGFDGAEEALVSLRDKTGYTASSAIPTIELGASVVDNAIATITGDGDASKQTPMFLVNPSDSEKIAELLKAYTTFAK from the coding sequence TTGGCGCAACACGTCAAAGGTCGGCTCACGGTCACTCCACCCGAACGCGAAGGACTCGCCGCCCCTGTGTCACGCGTCACAAAGTTGTGCCAGCCTGTCGAGCAGCCCGCTCGAGCCCCAGATGCACTGGCCCGTCCAACGGATCGAGGAAAGCCCATGCAATCGTTCTCCAAGTCGCGTCGTCTCGCGACCGTGACCGCAACCATCATCGCCGTCGCCCTGGTCTCAACAGCCTGTTCGCCTGGTGGTTCAGGCAACTCCGCCAACGCCTCGTGCGAAGAGGAGTACACCATCGGCTTCAGTCACCCCGCAAGCGAGGCATCAGCCGTCAAGGTCGTCAAGGAGGCTGCTGCGGCGCATGCGGAAGAGCTCGGCTGCATCACGGTCCTGCTCGATAACACCAGCGGAATGAACCTCGAAACCCAGCGCTCCACACTCGAGAGCTGGGTCACCCAGAAGGTCGACGCGATCGTCGTCCTGCCCGTGGACCCCGCAGCGCTGGAGAACCTGCGGGAGAAGGCGCAATCGCAAGGCACGAAGTGGCTGACCTACGTGGCCTCCAACCCCGAAGAGGACGGAACCGTCGGATTCGACAACGAGACGGCCGGCAAAGACATGGCAGCCTACCTCGGCGAGTGGGTCGCCGAGAAGCACCCGGACGGTGACATCACGGCCGCCGTGACCACCGCAACGCCGCTTCCGTCGATCCAGCCGCGTGTGCTCCCGGCCATCAGCCTTCTCGAGTCCTCCGGCATCGATGTCGTCTCGCAGCAGGACTGCGCTGCGCAGGACTGCGGCCTGCAGCTCGCTGAGGACGCACTCCGCGCACACCCGAATCTGCGCGTGTTTATCGGCCTCAACGATGATGCAGCGCTCGGAGCGCTGCGAGCCTTCCAGAACGCCAAGGTGGATCTCGACGAGGTGTTCGTCGCCGGGTTCGACGGTGCTGAAGAGGCGCTCGTCTCACTGCGGGACAAGACCGGATACACCGCATCGTCGGCGATTCCGACGATCGAACTCGGTGCGTCGGTCGTCGACAACGCCATCGCTACGATCACCGGCGATGGGGATGCGAGCAAGCAGACGCCGATGTTCCTCGTCAACCCGTCCGACAGCGAGAAGATCGCTGAGCTGCTCAAGGCATACACCACGTTCGCCAAGTGA
- a CDS encoding sugar ABC transporter ATP-binding protein has translation MVVALETKGLEKSFGSNRVLKGISLEFRSGEVTALLGANGAGKSTFLGCISGAEAPSSGQILIHGEEHSGSSPRESIEAGIGMIYQHFQLISSLSIADNVFLGSEVRTVLGATDRRAQERETLSLLLPLGLTLNPAATVGSLSVGQQQVVEIVRALRRDPKVLILDEPTAALSHSEVSALLELVSMLARTRDIAVIYVSHILSEIVHVADRAIVLRDGVLYEDRRRGEFEISDLVDFISPNKRLPSVRDTRDASAEIALGLSSFSGSASGPVDLGVREGEIIGVFGLLGSGRTNLVETLAGVRPTHAGTARVGGTVLNARTPRDAAARGIVLVPADRKLQALFPDMTAVDNVVLPHMRKLGKFGIRSRRSERAAFDTIADALALHPREPDQAGGAFSGGNAQKLMIGRWTNPASDAKVLLFDEPTQGVDVGAREDIYAFVRAFVSEPGRCAIFTTSDYEEAVSLADRIVVLHEGEVQAIIDSSASEAELMSLAFGEDTTLSTQ, from the coding sequence ATGGTCGTCGCGCTGGAGACGAAGGGCCTGGAGAAGAGCTTCGGCTCGAACCGAGTACTGAAAGGCATCAGCCTGGAGTTTCGCTCCGGCGAGGTGACGGCGCTCCTCGGAGCGAACGGAGCAGGGAAGTCCACTTTCCTCGGATGCATAAGCGGTGCCGAAGCACCGTCATCCGGTCAGATCCTGATACACGGCGAGGAACACTCGGGGTCCAGCCCCAGGGAGTCGATCGAAGCCGGGATCGGAATGATCTACCAGCATTTCCAGCTGATCTCCTCGCTCAGCATCGCCGACAACGTCTTCCTCGGTTCCGAAGTACGCACAGTCCTGGGCGCGACCGACCGTCGCGCCCAGGAGCGCGAGACCCTGAGCCTGCTGCTGCCGCTGGGACTGACGCTGAATCCTGCCGCAACGGTCGGGAGCCTCAGCGTCGGTCAGCAGCAGGTGGTCGAGATCGTGCGTGCACTGCGACGCGACCCGAAGGTGTTGATCCTGGACGAGCCAACGGCGGCACTGAGCCACAGCGAAGTGTCGGCGTTGCTGGAGTTGGTCTCGATGCTCGCGCGCACACGGGACATCGCAGTGATCTACGTCAGCCACATCTTGTCGGAGATCGTTCACGTTGCCGATCGCGCGATCGTGTTGCGAGACGGCGTCCTATATGAGGACCGGAGACGCGGAGAGTTCGAGATCTCAGACCTCGTCGACTTCATCTCCCCGAACAAACGACTGCCGTCGGTGCGGGACACGAGGGACGCGAGCGCCGAGATCGCGCTGGGGCTCTCGTCATTCAGCGGCTCGGCCAGCGGCCCCGTCGACCTCGGCGTGCGCGAGGGGGAGATCATCGGAGTCTTCGGACTGCTGGGATCCGGGCGGACGAACCTGGTCGAGACGCTGGCAGGCGTTCGTCCCACCCACGCAGGCACGGCAAGAGTGGGCGGCACTGTGCTGAACGCCCGGACTCCGCGCGATGCGGCGGCGCGAGGGATCGTCCTGGTGCCCGCCGACCGCAAACTCCAAGCCCTGTTCCCCGACATGACGGCCGTTGACAACGTCGTGCTCCCGCATATGCGGAAACTGGGGAAGTTCGGCATTCGCTCGAGGCGTTCGGAACGAGCTGCCTTCGACACGATCGCCGATGCGCTCGCCCTGCACCCGCGTGAGCCCGATCAGGCAGGCGGCGCGTTCTCCGGGGGGAACGCGCAGAAGCTCATGATCGGACGATGGACCAACCCGGCCAGCGACGCGAAGGTGCTCCTGTTCGACGAGCCGACCCAGGGAGTGGATGTCGGCGCTCGAGAAGACATCTACGCCTTCGTCAGAGCATTCGTGTCCGAGCCCGGCCGGTGCGCGATATTCACGACCAGCGACTACGAAGAGGCAGTCAGCCTCGCCGATCGAATCGTCGTGCTGCATGAGGGCGAGGTCCAGGCGATCATCGACTCCTCTGCTAGCGAGGCAGAGCTCATGTCGCTGGCCTTCGGCGAAGACACGACACTCAGCACCCAATGA
- a CDS encoding ABC transporter permease: MMSTKTAHTPTAPSTTPRKSVLLRFRQAMDLQLVILVIATVLLMGGFTAASPMFFTADNLLNIANQNASTFIVAAAAGMLLMAGYVDMSVGSVMALAGVCAAFASIEYGMIAGIVCAVLVGTLVGTLNGVLIGQIGMSPIVVTLGVLAAARGLAQLLSPGSLYGLPVDLIGMGSGVFLGIPILVWIAGVICAIFWFVSARMPAGKHTLAVGANPRAAFLTGIPVKSFVMVLYIVVGISVGIAAIMQVARLGSAPSGTLGLGFEVAVLTAVLLGGVPFTGGRGSVIGVLIGVWLIAVLGNGLTLLNVPTEISGIVTGVVLVLAAASSLSGFQRRRRRPRRVQLSARTAAVRVSK, translated from the coding sequence ATGATGTCGACGAAAACAGCACACACACCGACCGCACCGTCCACGACACCTCGCAAGAGCGTGCTGCTGCGGTTCCGCCAAGCCATGGATCTCCAGCTGGTGATCCTCGTCATTGCCACCGTCCTGCTCATGGGTGGCTTCACCGCAGCCTCTCCAATGTTCTTCACGGCGGACAATCTGCTCAACATCGCGAACCAGAATGCGTCGACGTTCATCGTCGCTGCCGCGGCCGGGATGCTTCTTATGGCGGGATACGTCGACATGTCTGTGGGGTCGGTCATGGCACTGGCCGGCGTCTGCGCCGCGTTCGCATCGATCGAGTACGGAATGATCGCCGGCATCGTGTGCGCCGTGCTGGTCGGAACGCTGGTGGGCACGCTGAACGGAGTGCTAATCGGCCAGATCGGCATGTCGCCCATCGTCGTGACGCTCGGTGTGCTCGCGGCCGCGCGCGGACTCGCGCAGTTGCTCTCTCCCGGCTCGCTCTATGGTCTGCCCGTTGACCTCATCGGAATGGGATCAGGTGTGTTCCTCGGCATACCCATCCTGGTCTGGATCGCCGGAGTGATCTGTGCGATCTTCTGGTTCGTGTCCGCGAGGATGCCCGCGGGCAAGCACACACTCGCAGTAGGAGCGAACCCGCGCGCAGCGTTCCTGACCGGCATCCCGGTCAAGTCGTTCGTCATGGTGCTGTACATCGTCGTGGGCATCAGTGTCGGAATCGCCGCGATCATGCAGGTCGCGCGACTCGGCAGCGCACCGTCCGGCACGCTCGGTCTGGGGTTCGAAGTCGCCGTCCTGACCGCTGTCCTTCTGGGAGGCGTGCCATTCACAGGTGGACGAGGCAGCGTCATCGGAGTTCTTATCGGTGTGTGGCTGATCGCAGTCCTCGGCAATGGACTCACGCTGCTGAACGTGCCGACCGAGATCTCCGGGATCGTCACGGGTGTCGTTCTCGTCCTCGCCGCTGCGAGCTCGCTGAGCGGTTTCCAGCGGCGAAGAAGGCGTCCGCGTCGAGTGCAGCTGAGCGCGCGCACCGCTGCCGTTCGCGTCTCCAAGTAA
- a CDS encoding alpha/beta hydrolase, giving the protein MLVEDTEIAGVRVRVHAYSNQPDQPCIVYFHGGGWVIGDPDLADSTTRDLALHAQATVVSVDYRRAPENQFPAAHEDAVAVTKALLSGSAGLSINPDAVAVAGDSAGGNLAAGVALALRHAERQPVHQVLIYPNLDWDMIRESEAWRTYGEGHFLTARDLRYFYAAYAPNADGSDADDLRLNPGKATDLSGLPKALVLTAECDPIRDSGEDYARRLSEAGVDTTCVRFQGQVHPFFYMGGIIKDALAARRFVGAELRATFTEVAASTAAKN; this is encoded by the coding sequence ATGCTCGTCGAGGACACAGAGATCGCAGGAGTCAGGGTCCGTGTCCACGCATACTCCAACCAGCCCGACCAACCCTGCATCGTGTATTTCCACGGTGGCGGCTGGGTCATCGGCGATCCAGATCTCGCCGACTCCACCACCCGCGATCTCGCTCTTCATGCCCAGGCGACCGTCGTCAGCGTCGACTACCGTCGCGCACCGGAGAACCAGTTCCCTGCGGCTCACGAAGACGCTGTCGCCGTGACGAAGGCGCTGCTCTCCGGCAGCGCTGGACTGTCGATCAACCCGGATGCCGTCGCGGTCGCCGGGGACAGCGCGGGCGGCAATCTTGCGGCCGGGGTGGCGCTGGCCCTCCGGCACGCCGAGCGCCAGCCGGTTCACCAGGTGCTGATCTACCCGAACCTGGATTGGGACATGATCCGCGAGTCCGAGGCGTGGCGCACCTACGGCGAAGGGCACTTCCTCACGGCTCGTGATCTGAGGTACTTCTACGCCGCCTACGCCCCGAATGCTGACGGTTCGGATGCAGATGACCTACGTCTGAATCCGGGGAAGGCGACCGACCTCAGCGGACTCCCGAAGGCGCTCGTCCTCACCGCCGAATGCGATCCGATCCGCGACAGCGGAGAAGACTATGCGCGACGGCTGAGCGAGGCCGGTGTCGACACGACATGCGTGAGATTCCAGGGGCAGGTTCACCCGTTCTTCTACATGGGCGGAATCATCAAGGACGCCCTCGCTGCACGGCGATTCGTCGGTGCAGAGCTTCGAGCCACGTTCACTGAGGTTGCAGCCAGTACGGCAGCGAAGAATTGA
- a CDS encoding DMT family transporter, translated as MSSDGRTFPAWFALFGSGIAGVLVAVQSQSNAALSGEIGDGYLASAISFGSGLLVMLVVLLFSSRGRQGLRRVHTQVRAGTLPVWALTGGACGAFFVLGQGLAASATGVALFTVGIVGGQVLGGLLIDRIGVGPSGVVRPSVQRVVGMILAVGAVAIAVLSDQSSFIAVGRQFWLILIPVVAGIAVAWQSAVNGLVRVAADSAASATTVNFIIGTSVLFIAAVVSVSIQGWPHHWPSNPGYYIGGFVGTLFIGLAAVFVRTVGVLLLSMSNVAGQLLAAVALESALPLAEGSTPGLLAGVAVALCAVTIAALPRRTR; from the coding sequence ATGAGCAGTGACGGCCGGACGTTCCCCGCCTGGTTCGCGCTCTTCGGTTCCGGGATCGCCGGCGTTCTCGTCGCAGTGCAGTCGCAGTCCAACGCAGCGCTGAGCGGGGAGATCGGCGACGGGTACCTGGCGTCGGCGATCTCCTTCGGCTCGGGACTACTCGTGATGCTGGTGGTCCTGCTCTTCTCCTCGCGCGGCCGACAGGGCCTGCGGCGCGTTCACACGCAGGTGAGGGCAGGGACGCTCCCTGTCTGGGCTCTTACCGGCGGGGCATGTGGCGCATTCTTCGTTCTCGGACAGGGACTCGCTGCGTCGGCGACAGGCGTGGCGCTCTTCACTGTCGGCATCGTCGGCGGCCAGGTACTCGGCGGTCTGCTGATCGACAGGATCGGCGTCGGTCCGAGCGGCGTCGTCAGGCCGAGCGTTCAGCGGGTCGTCGGAATGATCCTCGCCGTGGGGGCCGTGGCCATCGCCGTGCTATCCGATCAGAGTTCCTTCATCGCCGTCGGCCGACAGTTCTGGTTGATACTGATCCCGGTCGTCGCGGGGATCGCCGTCGCTTGGCAGTCTGCAGTCAACGGTCTTGTGCGCGTCGCTGCCGACAGCGCCGCGTCGGCGACGACCGTGAACTTCATCATCGGAACATCCGTACTGTTCATCGCAGCCGTCGTCTCGGTCAGCATCCAGGGTTGGCCGCACCATTGGCCGAGCAATCCCGGCTACTACATCGGTGGCTTCGTCGGCACCCTCTTCATCGGCCTCGCGGCCGTCTTCGTGCGCACAGTCGGCGTGCTGTTGCTGAGCATGTCGAACGTTGCAGGGCAGCTCCTGGCCGCCGTGGCGCTCGAGTCTGCCCTCCCCCTGGCAGAGGGATCGACGCCAGGACTTCTCGCTGGAGTCGCCGTTGCTCTCTGCGCGGTCACGATCGCGGCGCTCCCCCGCCGTACCCGGTGA
- a CDS encoding Xaa-Pro peptidase family protein gives MKSTGTTGTNGVDWEARVDFDRLRDERLSRLKSELASSDLGAVLAFDFSNIRYMTSTHIGTWAMDKLIRFSLLTRNTDPISWDFGSAAKHHALYNPWLDVTSSEMDADPHAPHEGTKRPRLESGARAGISTLRGAFPPDAGVAEEVARKIKRELEKFGVAHEPLGVDVIELPILFALQKEGITVVDGQQVFMEARRIKTHDEIRLLTQAASMVDAAYEELYRFLRPGVRENEAVGLVAKTLYDLGSEYVEGVNAISGERCSPHPHVFSDRLIRPGDPAFFDILHSWNGYRTCYYRTFAVGSASRQQKDAYTRAREYMDRAIALVRPGATTADICAVWPTAQEFGFADEEAAFALQYGHGVGLSIWEKPIFSRLTSFDHPEELKEGMVFALETYWPSADGWGAARIEEEVVVTATGCEVITKFPAEELLIAGPRYIAVGGPLKNERDSQSHLNTIWGQGQA, from the coding sequence ATGAAGAGCACGGGCACGACAGGCACCAACGGTGTCGACTGGGAGGCGCGCGTCGACTTCGACCGCCTGCGCGACGAGCGCCTCAGCCGGTTGAAGAGCGAACTGGCTTCGTCGGATCTCGGAGCTGTTCTGGCGTTCGACTTCTCGAACATCCGATACATGACGTCGACTCACATCGGCACGTGGGCCATGGACAAACTGATCCGATTCAGTCTGCTCACCCGCAACACCGATCCGATCTCGTGGGATTTCGGCTCGGCAGCGAAGCACCATGCGCTCTACAACCCGTGGCTCGACGTGACCTCGTCGGAGATGGATGCTGATCCGCATGCGCCGCACGAGGGCACGAAACGTCCGCGTCTGGAGTCGGGCGCACGGGCGGGTATCTCGACGCTTCGCGGAGCGTTCCCGCCTGACGCGGGTGTCGCGGAGGAGGTCGCGCGCAAGATCAAGCGCGAGCTGGAGAAGTTCGGGGTCGCGCACGAGCCGTTGGGCGTCGACGTCATCGAGCTCCCCATCCTCTTCGCACTGCAGAAGGAGGGGATCACGGTCGTCGACGGCCAGCAGGTGTTCATGGAGGCTCGACGGATCAAGACGCATGACGAGATCCGGTTGCTCACGCAGGCCGCCTCGATGGTGGATGCCGCGTATGAGGAGCTCTATCGCTTCCTGCGGCCGGGGGTGCGTGAGAACGAAGCCGTCGGTCTTGTTGCCAAGACCCTGTACGACCTCGGCTCCGAGTACGTCGAGGGTGTGAATGCGATCTCCGGAGAACGATGCTCACCGCACCCTCACGTGTTCAGCGATCGCCTCATCCGCCCGGGTGATCCGGCGTTCTTCGACATCCTGCACAGCTGGAACGGGTATCGCACCTGCTACTACCGGACGTTCGCGGTGGGATCGGCATCGAGGCAGCAGAAGGATGCGTATACGCGCGCTCGGGAGTACATGGACCGTGCGATCGCTCTCGTGAGGCCGGGCGCGACGACAGCCGACATCTGCGCGGTGTGGCCGACAGCTCAGGAGTTCGGATTCGCCGACGAGGAAGCGGCGTTTGCTCTACAGTACGGTCACGGCGTCGGGCTGTCGATCTGGGAGAAGCCGATCTTCTCGCGCCTCACGTCCTTTGATCACCCGGAAGAGCTCAAAGAGGGCATGGTCTTCGCGCTCGAGACTTACTGGCCGTCTGCCGATGGATGGGGCGCCGCACGGATCGAAGAGGAAGTCGTCGTCACGGCGACCGGGTGCGAGGTCATCACCAAGTTCCCGGCGGAAGAGCTGCTTATCGCAGGCCCGCGCTACATCGCCGTCGGCGGTCCGTTGAAGAACGAGCGCGACTCGCAGTCGCACCTGAACACGATCTGGGGGCAAGGACAGGCCTGA